The proteins below are encoded in one region of Streptomyces ficellus:
- a CDS encoding uroporphyrinogen-III synthase: protein MSPTTASKASSAFSACGHVTFLGAGPGDPGLLTLRAVEALSGADVLIAEPDVLDVVRGHARAGVSTPELAVVDDASMAAGVPVLRDAANLVMEAARGGKRVVRAVSGDPGLDGDASAEMLACAAEGIPFEVVPGIAAAVGVPAYAGVPLRDAEGTDVRFVDARTASERCWTEVGASDGTVVVSTTLDSVAAAAGELVSAGRKPDTPLTVTVAGTTTRQRTWTATLGSIAQVLKQTKALPSPDGHQAAVAVVGERSSAAQRDQLAWFESKPLFGWKVLIPRTKEQAASLSEQLRSYGAVPSEVPTIAVEPPRTPQQMERAVKGLVTGRYEWIAFTSVNAVKAVREKFEEYGLDARAFAGIKVAAVGEQTAKALVRFGVKPDLVPSGEQSAAGLLEDWPPYDPVFDPIDRVFLPRADIATETLVAGLIELGWEVDDVTAYRTVRASPPPAETREAIKGGGFDAVLFTSSSTVRNLVGIAGKPHNVTVIACIGPATAKTAEEHGLRVDVLAPEPSVHKLAEALAEFGLRRRAAALEAGDPVTRPSERRPGARRRRTTT, encoded by the coding sequence TTGAGCCCCACCACTGCGTCCAAGGCTTCCTCCGCGTTCTCCGCGTGCGGGCACGTCACCTTCCTGGGTGCCGGACCCGGTGATCCGGGGCTGCTGACACTGCGTGCCGTCGAGGCCCTGTCAGGCGCTGACGTACTGATCGCCGAGCCGGATGTGCTCGATGTCGTACGCGGCCACGCGCGGGCGGGCGTGAGCACGCCTGAGCTGGCAGTCGTTGACGATGCGTCAATGGCCGCCGGGGTCCCCGTGTTGAGGGATGCGGCCAATCTTGTCATGGAGGCCGCGCGGGGCGGCAAGCGGGTCGTCCGAGCGGTCAGCGGCGATCCCGGGCTCGACGGCGACGCGAGCGCCGAGATGCTCGCGTGCGCCGCGGAGGGCATCCCCTTCGAGGTCGTGCCCGGCATCGCCGCCGCCGTCGGCGTCCCCGCCTACGCGGGTGTCCCGCTGCGCGACGCGGAGGGCACGGACGTGCGCTTCGTCGACGCCCGGACCGCGAGCGAGCGGTGCTGGACCGAGGTCGGCGCCTCCGACGGGACGGTCGTCGTGTCGACGACGCTCGACTCCGTGGCCGCCGCGGCCGGTGAACTGGTGTCGGCGGGCCGTAAGCCCGACACCCCGCTCACCGTCACCGTCGCCGGGACGACCACCCGGCAGCGGACCTGGACCGCGACGCTGGGCTCCATCGCCCAGGTGCTGAAGCAGACCAAGGCGCTGCCGTCGCCGGACGGCCACCAGGCGGCCGTCGCCGTCGTCGGCGAGCGCAGCTCCGCCGCCCAGCGCGACCAGCTCGCCTGGTTCGAGTCCAAGCCGCTGTTCGGCTGGAAGGTCCTCATACCGCGCACCAAGGAGCAGGCCGCGTCGCTCTCCGAGCAGCTCCGCTCCTACGGCGCCGTGCCCAGCGAGGTCCCGACCATAGCCGTCGAGCCGCCGCGCACCCCGCAGCAGATGGAGCGGGCGGTCAAGGGCCTCGTCACCGGCCGCTACGAGTGGATCGCCTTCACCTCCGTCAACGCCGTCAAGGCCGTGCGGGAGAAGTTCGAGGAGTACGGGCTCGACGCCCGCGCCTTCGCCGGGATCAAGGTCGCGGCGGTGGGCGAGCAGACGGCGAAGGCGCTCGTACGGTTCGGTGTGAAGCCGGACCTCGTCCCGAGCGGCGAGCAGTCGGCGGCGGGCCTCCTGGAGGACTGGCCGCCCTACGACCCGGTCTTCGACCCGATCGACCGCGTCTTCCTGCCGCGGGCCGACATCGCGACCGAAACCCTGGTCGCCGGACTCATCGAGCTCGGGTGGGAGGTCGACGACGTCACGGCCTACCGGACCGTGCGCGCCTCGCCCCCGCCGGCGGAGACCCGCGAGGCGATCAAGGGCGGCGGCTTCGACGCGGTGCTCTTCACGTCGTCGTCGACCGTGCGGAACCTCGTCGGCATCGCCGGCAAGCCGCACAACGTGACCGTGATCGCGTGCATCGGCCCGGCGACCGCGAAGACCGCGGAGGAGCACGGGCTGCGGGTGGACGTCCTGGCGCCCGAGCCGTCCGTCCACAAGCTCGCCGAGGCGCTCGCCGAGTTCGGGCTCCGGCGCCGGGCGGCGGCGCTCGAGGCCGGCGACCCGGTCACCCGGCCCAGCGAGCGGCGCCCGGGCGCGCGGCGGAGGCGTACGACGACCTGA
- a CDS encoding HAD family hydrolase, producing the protein MAALGWLTPHRRSATARSVLAGEASAEAARKTSRPAPEPPFPVPGHEDAAAFFDLDNTVMQGAAIFHFGRGLYKRKFFQRRELARFAWQQAWFRLAGVEDPEHMQDARDSALSIVQGHRVSELMTIGEEIYDEYMADRIWPGTRALAQAHLDAGQRVWLVTAAPVETATIIARRLGLTGALGTVAESVDGVYTGKLVGEPLHGPAKAEAVRALAAAEGLDLARCAAYSDSHNDIPMLSLVGHPYAINPDAKLRRYAREREWRLRDYRTGRKAAKVGIPAAAGVGALAGGTAAAVAMHRRRR; encoded by the coding sequence ATGGCCGCATTGGGATGGCTCACCCCGCACAGGCGTTCCGCCACCGCGCGCAGCGTGCTGGCGGGCGAGGCGTCGGCCGAGGCGGCGCGCAAGACCTCACGGCCGGCCCCGGAACCCCCGTTCCCCGTGCCCGGCCACGAGGACGCCGCCGCCTTCTTCGACCTCGACAACACCGTGATGCAGGGCGCCGCGATCTTCCACTTCGGCCGTGGGCTGTACAAGCGGAAGTTCTTCCAGCGCCGCGAGCTCGCCCGGTTCGCCTGGCAGCAGGCCTGGTTCCGGCTGGCCGGCGTCGAGGACCCCGAGCACATGCAGGACGCCCGCGACAGCGCGCTGTCCATCGTCCAGGGCCACCGCGTCTCCGAGCTGATGACCATCGGCGAGGAGATCTACGACGAGTACATGGCCGACCGCATCTGGCCCGGCACCCGCGCCCTCGCCCAGGCCCACCTCGACGCCGGCCAGCGGGTCTGGCTGGTCACCGCGGCCCCCGTCGAGACGGCCACCATCATCGCCCGCCGCCTGGGCCTGACCGGCGCGCTCGGCACGGTCGCCGAGTCCGTCGACGGCGTCTACACCGGCAAGCTCGTCGGCGAGCCCCTGCACGGCCCCGCCAAGGCGGAGGCCGTCCGCGCCCTGGCCGCGGCGGAGGGCCTGGACCTGGCGCGCTGCGCCGCGTACAGCGACAGCCACAACGACATCCCCATGCTGTCCCTGGTGGGCCACCCCTACGCCATCAACCCGGACGCCAAGCTGCGCCGGTACGCGCGCGAGCGCGAATGGCGGCTGCGGGACTACCGCACGGGCCGCAAGGCCGCGAAGGTCGGCATCCCGGCCGCCGCCGGCGTCGGCGCCCTCGCGGGCGGTACGGCCGCCGCGGTCGCCATGCACCGCCGCCGCCGCTGA
- a CDS encoding glutaredoxin family protein: MGGMFGRTKKKAGPRTVTLIGKPGCHLCDDAREVVRAVCAETGVVWEEKDILQDEELHGAYWEQIPVVLVDGEQHTFWKVDAGRLRRALEG, from the coding sequence ATGGGAGGCATGTTCGGACGTACGAAGAAGAAGGCCGGTCCGCGGACGGTGACCCTCATCGGGAAGCCCGGGTGCCACCTGTGCGACGACGCGCGCGAGGTGGTCCGGGCGGTGTGCGCCGAGACGGGCGTGGTGTGGGAGGAGAAGGACATCCTCCAGGACGAGGAGCTGCACGGGGCGTACTGGGAGCAGATTCCGGTTGTCCTGGTGGACGGGGAACAGCACACGTTCTGGAAGGTGGACGCCGGGCGGCTGCGGCGCGCGCTGGAGGGGTGA
- the hemC gene encoding hydroxymethylbilane synthase — MTERAQRALRLGTRRSKLAMAQSGHVAEAVRQLTGRPVELVEITTYGDTSRENLAQIGGTGVFVTALRDALLAGEVDFAVHSLKDLPTAQPDDLALAAIPRREDPRDVLVARDGLRFADLPAGSRVGTGSPRRMAQLNAYARAHGREIECVAIRGNVDTRIGYVRSGELDAVVLAAAGLNRIGRSEEVTDFLSVDTVLPAPGQGALAIECPAADAALAATLAELDDPHTRAAVTAERSLLAALEAGCSAPVGALADLLADGPVHEMRLRGVVGTTDGSALVQLSTTGSVPTSHGDAVALGRELASEMLAKGAAGLMGERAL, encoded by the coding sequence ATGACCGAGAGGGCCCAGAGGGCATTGAGGCTCGGGACCAGGCGCAGCAAGCTCGCCATGGCCCAGTCCGGGCACGTCGCGGAGGCGGTGCGGCAGCTGACCGGGCGCCCCGTGGAGCTCGTGGAGATCACCACGTACGGTGACACCTCCCGCGAGAACCTCGCGCAGATCGGCGGCACCGGCGTCTTCGTCACGGCGCTGCGCGACGCGCTGCTCGCCGGCGAGGTCGACTTCGCCGTCCACTCGCTGAAGGACCTGCCGACCGCGCAGCCCGACGACCTGGCGCTCGCCGCGATCCCGCGGCGCGAGGACCCCCGGGACGTGCTCGTCGCCCGCGACGGGCTGCGGTTCGCGGACCTTCCGGCCGGGTCCCGCGTGGGCACCGGTTCGCCGCGGCGCATGGCGCAGCTCAACGCGTACGCCCGCGCCCACGGCAGGGAGATCGAGTGCGTCGCCATCCGCGGGAACGTCGACACGCGCATCGGCTACGTCCGGAGCGGGGAGCTGGACGCGGTGGTACTCGCCGCGGCCGGGCTCAACCGCATCGGGCGCAGTGAGGAGGTCACCGACTTCCTGTCGGTCGACACCGTCCTGCCCGCTCCCGGCCAGGGCGCGCTGGCGATCGAGTGCCCGGCGGCCGACGCCGCCCTCGCCGCCACGCTCGCCGAGCTCGACGACCCGCACACCCGGGCCGCCGTGACCGCCGAGCGGTCCCTGCTCGCCGCCCTTGAGGCCGGCTGCAGCGCACCCGTGGGTGCCCTGGCCGACCTCCTGGCCGATGGGCCTGTTCATGAGATGCGCCTGCGGGGCGTCGTCGGCACGACCGACGGCTCCGCGCTGGTGCAGTTGTCCACCACCGGTTCCGTACCCACGTCGCACGGCGACGCTGTCGCGCTCGGTCGCGAACTCGCGTCCGAGATGCTCGCCAAGGGTGCGGCCGGTCTTATGGGGGAGCGAGCACTTTGA
- the hemB gene encoding porphobilinogen synthase, protein MTSYGSFPGSRPRRLRTTPVMRRMVAETRLHPANLILPAFVREGVSEPVPIGAMPGVVQHTRDTLRKAAVEAVEAGVSGIMLFGVPEDAKKDAAGTAGTDPDGILQVAIRDVRAEVGDELVVMSDLCLDEYTDHGHCGVLDAEGRVDNDATLERYAEMAQVQADAGVHVVGPSGMMDGQVGVVRDALDTIGKEDVAVLAYTVKYASAFYGPFREAVGSSLKGDRKTYQQDAANSRESMRELALDLEEGADMVMVKPAGPYLDVLAKVADAVDVPVAAYQISGEYAMIEAAAEKGWIERDKAILESLTGIRRAGAQMILTYWATEAAQWCRRL, encoded by the coding sequence ATGACTTCGTACGGATCCTTCCCCGGTTCGCGGCCGCGGCGGCTGCGGACGACTCCCGTGATGCGGCGGATGGTCGCCGAGACACGGCTGCACCCGGCCAACCTGATTCTGCCCGCGTTCGTGCGGGAGGGCGTGAGCGAGCCGGTGCCGATCGGGGCGATGCCCGGGGTCGTGCAGCACACGCGGGACACCCTGCGGAAGGCCGCCGTCGAGGCGGTCGAGGCCGGGGTCTCCGGGATCATGCTGTTCGGCGTGCCCGAGGACGCGAAGAAGGACGCGGCCGGGACCGCCGGGACCGACCCGGACGGCATCCTCCAGGTCGCCATCCGGGACGTGCGCGCCGAGGTCGGTGACGAGCTGGTCGTGATGTCGGACCTGTGTCTGGACGAGTACACCGACCACGGGCACTGCGGAGTGCTGGACGCCGAGGGGCGTGTCGACAACGACGCGACCCTGGAACGGTACGCCGAGATGGCGCAGGTCCAGGCGGACGCGGGCGTCCATGTGGTGGGCCCCAGCGGGATGATGGACGGCCAGGTCGGTGTGGTCCGGGACGCCCTGGACACCATCGGCAAGGAGGACGTCGCGGTGCTCGCCTACACGGTGAAGTACGCGTCGGCGTTCTACGGGCCGTTCCGTGAGGCGGTCGGGTCGTCGCTGAAGGGCGACCGCAAGACGTACCAGCAGGACGCGGCCAACTCGCGCGAGTCCATGCGGGAGTTGGCACTGGATCTGGAGGAGGGCGCCGACATGGTGATGGTGAAGCCGGCCGGCCCCTACCTGGACGTGCTGGCGAAGGTCGCGGACGCGGTGGACGTCCCCGTGGCGGCGTACCAGATCAGCGGTGAGTACGCGATGATCGAGGCCGCCGCGGAGAAGGGCTGGATCGAGCGGGACAAGGCGATCCTGGAGTCCCTGACGGGCATTCGGCGGGCGGGCGCGCAGATGATCCTCACCTACTGGGCGACCGAGGCCGCCCAGTGGTGCCGCCGGCTCTGA
- a CDS encoding glutamyl-tRNA reductase, which yields MSLLVVGLSHRSAPVSVLERASLDAETRGKLLQDTLAAEPATEAAVLATCNRIELYADVDKFHAGVAELSTLLAQHSGVGLEELTPYLYVHYEDRAVHHLFSVACGLDSMVVGEGQILGQIKDALARGQELHTAGRLLNDLFQQALRVGKRAHSETGIDRAGQSLVTFGLQQLAAGADVTGWAEGKRALVIGAGSMSSLAAATLARAGVGEIVIANRTADRAERLVQILTEPGGTGVAARAVPMASVGDELTRADVVVSCTGATGLVLTGVAVEAAMDGRTAPLALLDLAMPRDIDAAAHRLEGVRLVDIESLAEASADAPMAADVDQVRGIVADEVAAFGAAQRAAHITPTVVALRTMAADVVTGEMARLEGRLPDLDDKQRAEITQTVRRVVDKLLHAPTVRVKQLAGEPGGAGYADALRTLFDLDPETVASVSRADVNDADPKNRGRV from the coding sequence ATGAGCCTCCTCGTCGTCGGCCTCAGCCACCGCAGCGCCCCCGTCAGCGTCCTCGAGCGGGCCTCCCTCGACGCCGAGACGCGCGGCAAACTCCTCCAGGACACCCTCGCCGCCGAACCGGCCACCGAGGCCGCCGTCCTCGCCACCTGCAACCGCATCGAGCTGTACGCCGACGTGGACAAGTTCCACGCGGGCGTCGCCGAGCTGTCCACCCTGCTCGCCCAGCACAGCGGCGTCGGGCTGGAGGAGCTCACCCCCTACCTCTACGTGCACTACGAGGACCGGGCCGTCCACCACCTGTTCTCGGTCGCCTGCGGACTCGACTCCATGGTCGTCGGCGAGGGCCAGATCCTCGGCCAGATCAAGGACGCCCTCGCGCGCGGCCAGGAACTGCACACCGCCGGCCGCCTGCTGAACGACCTGTTCCAGCAGGCCCTGCGGGTCGGCAAGCGGGCCCACAGCGAGACCGGCATCGACCGGGCCGGCCAGTCGCTCGTCACCTTCGGGCTCCAGCAGCTCGCCGCGGGCGCCGACGTCACCGGCTGGGCCGAGGGCAAGCGGGCGCTCGTCATCGGCGCCGGATCCATGTCCTCCCTGGCCGCGGCCACGCTCGCCCGGGCCGGCGTCGGCGAGATCGTCATCGCCAACCGGACGGCCGACCGCGCCGAACGGCTCGTACAGATCCTGACCGAGCCCGGAGGCACCGGCGTGGCCGCGCGCGCCGTGCCCATGGCCTCCGTCGGCGACGAACTGACACGTGCCGACGTGGTCGTCTCCTGCACCGGCGCCACCGGCCTCGTGCTCACCGGCGTGGCCGTCGAGGCCGCCATGGACGGCCGTACCGCGCCGCTCGCGCTGCTCGACCTCGCCATGCCCCGCGACATCGACGCCGCCGCCCACCGCCTGGAGGGCGTCCGGCTCGTCGACATCGAGTCGCTCGCCGAGGCCTCCGCCGACGCGCCCATGGCCGCCGACGTCGACCAGGTGCGCGGCATCGTCGCCGACGAGGTCGCCGCGTTCGGCGCCGCCCAGCGCGCCGCCCACATCACCCCCACCGTCGTCGCGCTGCGCACCATGGCCGCCGACGTCGTCACCGGCGAGATGGCCCGCCTGGAAGGCCGGCTGCCGGACCTCGACGACAAGCAGCGCGCCGAGATCACCCAGACCGTGCGCCGCGTGGTGGACAAGCTCCTCCACGCGCCGACCGTCCGGGTCAAGCAGCTCGCCGGCGAGCCCGGCGGCGCCGGGTACGCGGACGCGCTGCGCACACTCTTCGACCTCGACCCGGAGACGGTCGCCTCCGTCAGCCGGGCCGACGTGAACGACGCCGATCCTAAGAACCGAGGGCGAGTATGA
- a CDS encoding redox-sensing transcriptional repressor Rex: MATGRTHRPATRSRGIPEATVARLPLYLRALTALSERSVPTVSSEELAAAAGVNSAKLRKDFSYLGSYGTRGVGYDVEYLVYQISRELGLTQDWPIVMVGIGNLGAALANYGGFASRGFRVAALLDADPSMVGRPVAGMPVQFIDDLERIVDENGVSIGVIATPAGAAQQVCDRLVAAGVTSILNFAPTVLSVPDGVDVRKVDLSIELQILAFHEQRKAGEEPGAGAEAALPPVVRDAAAAAAAAEAEGRKGPDGDMPAVMPA, from the coding sequence GTGGCAACTGGCCGAACACACCGACCGGCGACCCGTAGCCGAGGAATCCCCGAGGCCACCGTCGCCAGGCTTCCGCTGTATCTGCGGGCGCTCACCGCTCTGTCGGAGCGCTCCGTGCCCACGGTCTCCTCCGAGGAGCTCGCGGCGGCCGCGGGAGTCAATTCCGCGAAGCTGCGCAAGGACTTCTCCTACCTCGGCTCGTACGGGACCCGCGGCGTCGGGTACGACGTCGAGTACCTCGTCTACCAGATCTCGCGCGAGCTGGGGCTCACCCAGGACTGGCCGATCGTCATGGTCGGCATCGGCAACCTCGGCGCCGCCCTCGCCAACTACGGCGGGTTCGCCTCCCGGGGCTTCCGCGTCGCCGCGCTGCTCGACGCCGACCCCTCGATGGTCGGCAGGCCGGTCGCGGGCATGCCCGTCCAGTTCATCGACGACCTGGAGCGGATCGTCGACGAGAACGGCGTCTCCATCGGCGTCATCGCCACGCCCGCCGGCGCCGCGCAGCAGGTCTGCGACCGGCTCGTCGCGGCCGGGGTCACCTCGATCCTCAACTTCGCGCCGACCGTGCTGTCCGTGCCCGACGGCGTGGACGTGCGCAAGGTCGACCTCTCCATCGAACTCCAGATCCTCGCCTTCCACGAGCAGCGCAAGGCGGGCGAGGAGCCGGGCGCCGGCGCCGAGGCGGCCCTGCCGCCGGTCGTGCGCGACGCCGCGGCGGCCGCCGCCGCGGCCGAGGCCGAGGGCCGGAAGGGACCTGACGGGGACATGCCCGCCGTGATGCCGGCATGA
- a CDS encoding ECF subfamily RNA polymerase sigma factor, BldN family, translated as MYPHVGVDASGLATLRATVLDHLRGFVPTAYAVPAFASPALAGPCYALADGGAAVGRRGGRGGSGTSTTARRPTADSDSARMMELVERAQAGEADAFGRLYDQYSDTVYRYIYYRVGGKATAEDLTSETFLRALRRISTFTWQGRDFGAWLVTIARNLVADHFKSSRFRLEVTTGEMLDANEVERSPEDSVLESLSNAALLEAVRKLNPQQQECVTLRFLQGLSVAETARVMGKNEGAIKTLQYRAVRTLARLLPEDAR; from the coding sequence GTGTACCCACACGTCGGGGTTGACGCCTCGGGCCTGGCTACGCTCCGCGCGACGGTCCTCGACCATCTGCGCGGCTTCGTCCCCACCGCGTACGCCGTCCCGGCCTTCGCCTCACCGGCACTCGCCGGTCCTTGCTATGCCCTCGCCGACGGCGGTGCAGCCGTCGGGAGACGCGGCGGCCGGGGCGGTTCGGGCACCTCGACCACCGCCCGCCGCCCCACCGCCGACAGCGACAGCGCCCGCATGATGGAGCTGGTCGAGCGCGCCCAGGCCGGCGAGGCCGACGCGTTCGGACGGCTGTACGACCAGTACAGCGACACCGTCTACCGCTACATCTACTACCGCGTCGGCGGGAAGGCGACGGCCGAGGACCTGACCAGCGAGACGTTCCTGCGGGCCCTGCGCCGCATCTCCACCTTCACCTGGCAGGGACGCGACTTCGGCGCCTGGCTGGTCACCATCGCTCGCAACCTGGTCGCCGACCACTTCAAGTCGAGCCGATTCCGGCTGGAAGTGACCACCGGTGAAATGCTGGACGCCAACGAGGTGGAGCGCAGCCCGGAGGACTCGGTCCTGGAGTCCCTCTCGAACGCGGCCCTCCTGGAGGCGGTCCGCAAGCTCAACCCGCAGCAGCAGGAGTGCGTGACCCTGCGCTTCCTCCAGGGCCTGTCCGTCGCGGAGACCGCCCGCGTGATGGGCAAGAACGAGGGCGCGATCAAGACGCTCC